From Bacteroidales bacterium, a single genomic window includes:
- a CDS encoding type B 50S ribosomal protein L31: protein MKKNIHPKEYRLVVFKDMSNEYSFITRSTVQTKETIVWEDGKEYPLVKLEISHTSHPFYTGKMKFVDTAGRVDKFRSRYKKHLESKKGERAKEEPKEDPKNNEPSGEK, encoded by the coding sequence GAAGAAAAACATTCATCCAAAAGAGTACCGTCTGGTTGTGTTTAAAGATATGTCTAATGAATATTCTTTTATTACACGTTCCACAGTGCAAACGAAAGAGACTATTGTTTGGGAAGATGGGAAGGAATACCCACTGGTGAAGCTTGAAATTTCCCACACCTCGCATCCCTTTTATACCGGCAAAATGAAATTTGTGGATACTGCCGGGCGTGTGGATAAATTCCGAAGCCGTTATAAAAAACATCTGGAGAGCAAAAAGGGAGAACGTGCTAAGGAAGAACCAAAGGAAGATCCGAAGAATAATGAACCCTCCGGAGAAAAATAA